In the genome of Nerophis lumbriciformis linkage group LG32, RoL_Nlum_v2.1, whole genome shotgun sequence, one region contains:
- the LOC133574828 gene encoding bone morphogenetic protein 10-like, translated as MTLTVVSGLGSILSLSVLLVVSSGGPVGRDGSLLDAKDFLSHFLASLNVTGQKTPGRALSAPKEPPEYMLELYQRFANDRSAVPSANVVRSFKNEGLSRNGVTFRGVRTHLLLFNISVPQHEDITRAELRLFTLVRRSQRPYLACKVTIYKVHGGVIWTREVGKTVRRRDQEEEEEEEHLEELLTKHIVAEDSSWVSFDLTHAVELRREFGYVTLMLEVHIAILGSEEAVTRDGEVLIDTEGQHKAVMVVFSDDPGKRHERQLIHDTPRRLRRNVKSEACKRTPLFVDFKDIGWDTWIIQPVGYEAYTCNGVCGAPLTPEVSPTKHAIVQTLLSVKSPERASRACCVPTKLEPISLLYHDNGVITFNHKYEGMVVAECGCR; from the exons ATGACCCTGACAGTCGTCTCCGGCTTGGGCTCGATCCTCTCCTTGAGCGTCCTTCTTGTCGTGAGCTCCGGCGGTCCCGTCGGACGTGACGGTTCGCTTCTCGACGCAAAAGACTTCCTCAGCCACTTTCTGGCCTCGCTGAACGTCACCGGGCAGAAGACCCCGGGCAGGGCCCTTTCCGCTCCTAAGGAGCCCCCAGAGTACATGCTGGAACTCTACCAGAGATTCGCCAACGACCGAAGCGCCGTGCCCTCGGCCAACGTAGTGCGCAGTTTCAAGAACGAAG GTTTGTCCCGCAACGGTGTGACATTCAGGGGTGTCAGGACACACCTGCTCCTCTTCAACATCTCGGTTCCGCAGCACGAGGACATCACCCGAGCTGAGCTTCGCCTCTTCACGCTGGTCCGTAGGTCCCAAAGACCCTACCTTGCCTGCAAGGTGACCATTTACAAAGTCCACGGCGGCGTGATTTGGACCAGGGAAGTTGGCAAGACTGTGCGAAGGCGGGatcaagaggaggaggaggaggaggagcatcTGGAGGAACTGCTGACCAAGCACATTGTCGCCGAAGATAGCAGCTGGGTGTCCTTTGACCTGACTCATGCCGTGGAGCTCCGACGAGAGTTTGGATATGTGACGCTCATGCTGGAGGTCCATATCGCCATTTTGGGGTCGGAGGAGGCGGTGACGCGGGACGGCGAGGTCCTGATTGACACCGAGGGGCAGCACAAGGCAGTGATGGTGGTCTTTTCGGACGACCCCGGCAAACGCCACGAGCGACAGCTTATCCACGACACACCTCGTCGGCTCCGCCGCAATGTTAAGAGCGAGGCCTGCAAGAGGACGCCGCTCTTTGTGGATTTTAAAGACATCGGCTGGGACACGTGGATCATCCAGCCGGTGGGCTACGAGGCCTACACGTGCAACGGCGTGTGCGGCGCCCCCCTGACCCCCGAGGTCTCGCCCACCAAGCACGCCATCGTGCAGACGCTGCTGAGCGTTAAGAGCCCGGAGAGGGCATCGCGTGCCTGCTGTGTACCCACTAAGCTGGAGCCCATTTCGCTCCTTTATCACGATAACGGGGTGATCACTTTCAACCACAAATATGAGGGCATGGTGGTGGCGGAGTGTGGCTGTAGATAG